DNA from Tripterygium wilfordii isolate XIE 37 chromosome 15, ASM1340144v1, whole genome shotgun sequence:
GGAagggaaatcaaatcaaatcctccaacaacatgaaaattttcaaatcacaacaacaATTCAACTCGTCCAAATCATCTCTAACAAATAGATAGATTAATTAAGCCTTCTGCAATTAGTCCTGATCTCTCCATTACTCCCAGTGAGAGGACTGATATTCCCCATACTTATCATAGACCTGGCAAAATCACTGAAGAACTGGCTCTGGCTACCAGCGAACCGATTCACAATCTCGACTGTATCAGACCCGTTAGTAGAAAACAACTCCTGATCGGTCTGGAGGAGTCCACGATTGTTCTGAAGATTAGTGAAGTAGTTGTTGTCGAAATCGTTAGGACTAGAAGGATCAAGATTGGTGAATGTTGTCGTTCCATCGCCTCCTTGTGGACATGTTTGTTGAAGTGTTTGTAAGTATGTTGTGTCCAAAGTTGGGTCTGGGCCTCCATTGCTGAAATTGTAGAGGCGTGGGCTGAAAGTAGAACATCTAGCACGACCAAATGTGTGTGCTCCTGCAGATTACATGCACATACAATAACAATTAGATTCGGCATGTTAGACCTGCATGTACAAATATTTCCATCTGACGTCATGGTAAGTTAGGTAAAAATCTGACGCATGGTTACAAGGGTGATATATGGATGGAATgatttattacattttttttatttaccagATAAAGCGACAAGATCGGTGGAGTCAAGTCCGACGTCGGTGAACTTGGATCGGAGCAGGGGAAGGGGATCAAAAGGACCTGGAATGGCAGCGTCGGCTCTGTCCCTGCTCGCGGTTCTACTGTCTCTTCTTCCCAGTCGTACTTCCCACGTTGGACCTCCAGCCTGCAAAGTGATCATAGTGAATTAATCTAGTTGTTTTAgtgcaaagaaaataaagaagaaagacaATATTTAATAATAAGACTCTTTTTCATTTAAGCCGTTATattagtgtgtgtgtatatatatataaacaatattAGTGATATATGTTACTTGGAGTAACTTACTTTCCTCAAGTATTATTTGAGTCACATAATGGTAAACTGAGTTTAGACTCGTATTAAATGTCGAAAGGACAAATTTGTATAGTATCGTTctcagttataaaaaaaataaaataaaaaataaattgatggGTCACCCATGATGTTCAACTGAAAAAGATTTATCTTACCCAATTCGACCATGGAGACTTTAGCATCCCAAGTATAAAGGGGCAAATTTTGCAAATTGAATATGTGGAACAGAGCTATTACATCTGATTAATTAACTTTAATGAGCAAGAAAATTCAGCGAAGTTCCATTTGACCAAAATGATATAATTAAGTGAAGCTGCTGTATCTATCAATCAAGTTTTTACCTTTTAGTCAACCTGCTACCTTAAAGtagtaaaataataaatagagaagACCAGTTCAATaataaaaagatataaattaACAATACGGACAATGGAAGAGCGGATTAAATGAACAAAGGATATATAGTATACCATGGTGACTAGTATTTCAGATGCAATGGCCAAGATATCGGCGCAGGAGACGACTCCAGGGCAAGAGCTCTCTAGGGCAGTTTTGATGTCATCGACAACATCAAATCCCTGCGCGGAGTTGTTAGTATTAGCAATTGCATCTTTTTCACTCTCTATGCCGGGTGCGTTGTCCAGCAGGATAGAACCATCACAACCCTAATACACAAATAAACAACGAAAGATATCAAGTTAATATAATTAACTaagaacgacatcatacaaaCTTAGTTTATATATAGTGGAGGCGGATGATCAATAATTAATTACATCGACAAAGCAATCGTGAAAATGGAGGCGGATGATCTTTGCACCAAGTCTAACATCGCTACGCGCTGCCTGCTCGACTACATTGCGCACAATGCTCGACACATTAGGGCACCTTTGATCATAAAATGTTGAGCTCAATTGAGCATTAGACCCTCCAAGAAATAAGAACACAGAGAATAGTATTATAACAAGAAATGAAGACATTTTttttcagttaaaaaaaaaaaaagaagagggctTAGTTAAGTAAATTAAGTATCTAGAGAGAAAATTTGCTTGTGCAAGCTTTGGACTTTGATATTGCTTGTGATGAGTTTTTGCAAAACAAAGGTTGGGTATTTATATAAGGAGATAAAAGTTGATGTACGTTGACTGCATTaaatttttctttatatttttcaacCAAATCGAAAATTTTAGACAGGGATGGAccttattatattaattaattattcaacaagaacaaagaaatgTTCAATATCAGGCCTAATAGTCTAATATTCCTATTCAATTGCAAAGGATGATAGAATTTTCTACTACCTTATGTCATATGCAAAAAAATTGACAGAAACCCAATATTGGGGACTAATACGACaattaagaaataattttatactGTACATTAAATTCAcgattttgttcttgttttgttGGGTCAAAATTACATGGCAATAATGAGATACACACCCAATTTGACCTTTTCggaattaaaataaaagaatCGAATTtagttaataattaattaaaggtCCAGTTGATCACCACTTGTCTATTATAAATAAGCTATTAATTGCTCCTCGTTAATTTTTTTCAAGAGAACGAAATTTAAAACCACAAAAGCATTTCCTTGGAAGATAAGGTTCACGTGATGCAGGTTGGGCATGCATACAGCGGTCAAATTAAGAAGATTGAGCAGAATCtccacaaaattaaaaaatttaaaggaaaaaaaaggaagcttCTCTGGGTATTTTATTACACAGAGACATAATTATTGATGGGGTTTTTGTTCGCCCTGCCATCAACGACTCCGTGCCTCGAACCCTTGATCTCTATGGTGTGGGGGAGAGACACTACCACTACACCACCAtcaacaataattaattaaagaaatcCGAATCTCACTATTTTTTTAGGGTTCCCATGTCTCACATAGACTGTGATATAAAGTTAAATTGGAATACTTATGTTCTCTTTTGACCCTATTAAtttctagaagtctagaaaCTTAGCCTCGGCCACAACCCaacaatatattattttaatatttttattgttttgtatttgttgaaaattttaatttacttGCTGTGGGTCTATCATCCACGAAGAAACGGAAGAGAAGACTATTTCGTTTCTTGCTTTTAATGGCTCACagcaaagagaagaaaatgtttAGTTAGTTAGTTTGATTTggccaaagaaaacaaaaaggtggCGCAATTGGTCGGAAGATAATTCTACAGTGGCAATATGGCTACGTTATAGTCAAAACGCGTTGACCAAATCACAATTCCTTTAACGGCTTCATTTGTCGTGGTCGTGCATGCATGCAAGTAAAATAATCTCCGTGAATGTATTAATCAACTTGAGTTTGGGATggctattaaaaaaattacatttttatTGTATGATGTTTgcttttcataaaaaaaaaatattaattgaaaGGACGCTGTGTGCGGCACGTACCTGAGTCTTGGGGTTCTGGGTGAATTCTAAGAAAAAGAGatctattaaaataataaatgttgTACGTGTCACTCAAATAGGTTCGGTATTGCTATAtcactaatattttttttaaaatattttaccGGGTCTCGGAGGTTGCCCAAATCGCCCCACCCCAGGGAGCCCCTGTTGGCATGTATGATTTGTAGATGATGATAAGCGTCCGATGATCGAGATGATTATACTCTGTGATTAACTGATTATACATCCAAAGAATAGTAATTGTGGAGtgttatcattaaaaaaaaaaaaaaggcagtcCTAAATTTTTTTGCACTAGAAGAGtttttacttaatttaatttcacTTTTCATCGTTATGAAAGAGAGTTGAAGTagacgaaaatgataaagatctcaaccTTTGGTATCCTAGCTGTTAAGTTGGATGTACATGATCCAAGTTAATTGATGAACTCCATATGTCCCATATTATGCATATGAAATTATGTGCATATAACTCAGTAGGAATAACTGGGATACTAACTgctgggataactgagatatatACAAACTGTTGGGGTCCTTAACACTGCGAAGTAAACCTAGTCAGCGATTTCGTCTAACTGCTCATAATCAATTAATTCTATTGCAACTTGCTTAGACTAATTTATCCCATATGGGGCTTAATTTGAGAGAGATGCACTTAGCATCAATTTTAATGATCTTGACAATTAAAAAACTTAATAGGGATTGATTGTAACAATACGCTTTCAAATTGCGATAATTTCGTATTCCACCACTAATGAAGGTAGAAATTGAAGTATAATACCTATCTATATTGACATTAATcgagaaaaatcataaatacatGTCTATGATCCTTTGAGTAGTTAGCAAATTCAATTGGGTGTCAACAATGGTTTACATATATGGTTGGAATAGGAGAGTAGCTAGCTAGTTGTGTTCGACTTAAATGGATATTAACAAAGTCATAAATATTAAGAGACTTTTCAAGAGAAAGTAAAATTAATAGAAATGACATGAATTAGTACATATtcctaaataaaatttatattatctAAAGGTTAaacgaacaaaacaaaattacaaaacataTAATCTTAGGCCATAGAACAGTATTACATTAATACACACATCAAACTTCTTTGCTCTGCAATTCTTCCGAATCTCTCCAGCCTACTCAGTAAGAGGGTTTatattctcctttttttttgtaaagattTGTAATCCCACATCTGATTAATATATAGGCAAATTCCAAACACCTCTCATAAAAACAAACACATTTTATGGGCCTAAGTTGTACAAGTGGTACAAGAGAATAAGTCTATGCGGGACTAATGGTCCAAAGTGTATAATATTTATTGATATATTTGAACTTGGATTTCTAACAATTTTGATCACAAAATTAGCAAAGTCACTaaagaaaatattataattagtgTTGTATTTTtgtagtgtgtttggattgagagatttgggacAAGGTGGAatggaagggaagggaggggagagAAGAAAATGGAAGTTAAAATACCTTTtcatctctcatgtttggataaataaaaaaggaaataaaattattttaatttactaATATATCATTATATAGTAATTTACATATAAAAAACCCCCTGAATTTCCAATTTATACCCCTCATATTAAGTCATGGTTTCGTCCCTATCAACACGTTGACTGACCGAAACTCAACAAAATCCAACCGTGGAACGACTCAGTAAAGTTAGTGATCAATTTGGAACGTTTGAAATTTAAGTTACTGAGTTGTAACGGTGCCTATCTATCAGTGATCAAAAGTAACATTTACTCATTTCTCTTTTATTTCGATAATTATTTTGCTTTCATTTGTTTATGGAATTGGAATCAACGGAACAACAACGGACAATAGAAGCGGCCCAACCCAGTTAGCTAAGGCTGCGCATTTGAGCTAGCCCATTACCTGACGCGACCCAATTACTATTTTAGGGTACATTTGGATTTGGTTTCTAATTTGCGTTTGAGATGTATGGCGCCAAATGCATTCCTTCAGCAATGGCACTGAAATTTTGTGCAACAAATTCGGGACTCCAATTCAATTCATCACACACATCATCTCCATCACTCAAGCCCAAACCTCTTGTTGGTCTCAGATCCCACAGATCCTTCAAAAGCTATCGAAACCAAAGGCGTCTTCAGATCTGTCAATCCTATTTGGTCGATGAACAACAGCAGGAGACCTCGTTCTCTGACGCAGAGAACCAGCTCATCGCGATCGGGATCCAAGGTTGTGGCCGATCCGCTTCTCCTCGCCAGCTCAATGTAGGTTACGCTTTTTGTCGATTGATTGAGTTGAAGGTATTTGAACTTTCAGTGattgtttaatttgaaaaattagGGTTGTTGCAGGATGTGGAGCTGGCGCTGAAAGTTCTAGAAGGATTGGGAGGCGTACCTGATCCAGTGAGTGACTGTTTTTGGTGAAATTTTTTATGGTTCTTTTGTTCTTGAGTTTTGTCATGAGATGCGACTGAGTGCTTCCGTATTATGCAGACTGCAGACGGACTCTAGTTTGATTGAAGGTCGCTAGAAACTGATGTTTATTACCAGACCAGGAACAGCATCTTCGATTCAGGTTTGGATGTTATtctctgctttatatatatgACAATTTGACTGATGCATACATCTTCAGTGTTTGTATGGCTCCATTAATGGCTTCAAATATACGGCCAGCATGTGCTTGTTGAAAGTACAGAACCATCTGAGCAAAACCTACCTCTTTTGATTTTGGAAGGGAAAGTTAGAATAGGTTTTTTCTTGAGTAAGGATTGTTATTTTTGTATGTTGATGATTTTCTAAGCCTTTTTTATTGCTCCTTCAATCAATCAATTTGTTGAGAAATAACAAACTTGTTAGAGGTAGTAAGCTGCTTTTGTGTGAGAGAGACCAACGGGCCAGGTGTCCGATATTATCGTGTTTAGGAATAAATTTTTTTGCACTTGAACAGtttttacttaatttaatttcacttttcattgttatgaagagagttgaagtaaacgaaaatgataaagatcccaaccTTTGGTATCCCAGCTGCTAAGTTGGATGCATATGATCCAAGTTAATTCATAAGCTCCGCATTTCTCATATTATGCACATGAAATTATGTGCATATAACTCAGTAAGAATAATTAGGATACCAACtgttgggataact
Protein-coding regions in this window:
- the LOC120017271 gene encoding peroxidase 15-like → MSSFLVIILFSVFLFLGGSNAQLSSTFYDQRCPNVSSIVRNVVEQAARSDVRLGAKIIRLHFHDCFVDGCDGSILLDNAPGIESEKDAIANTNNSAQGFDVVDDIKTALESSCPGVVSCADILAIASEILVTMAGGPTWEVRLGRRDSRTASRDRADAAIPGPFDPLPLLRSKFTDVGLDSTDLVALSGAHTFGRARCSTFSPRLYNFSNGGPDPTLDTTYLQTLQQTCPQGGDGTTTFTNLDPSSPNDFDNNYFTNLQNNRGLLQTDQELFSTNGSDTVEIVNRFAGSQSQFFSDFARSMISMGNISPLTGSNGEIRTNCRRLN
- the LOC119979922 gene encoding probable plastid-lipid-associated protein 12, chloroplastic, whose translation is MYGAKCIPSAMALKFCATNSGLQFNSSHTSSPSLKPKPLVGLRSHRSFKSYRNQRRLQICQSYLVDEQQQETSFSDAENQLIAIGIQGCGRSASPRQLNDVELALKVLEGLGGVPDPTADGL